The genomic segment CGACCCGGCATGGACGCCGGAGAGGACCGCGATGGTGGAGTGACATCCGCCTCCATTATTTTTATTGAATGGCCACACCGGCCTTTTTCTCCTGAGAGGGAGTCTTGGAAAAAAGTGATCCTATGGCCGGGCCAGACCCCCTTCACGTCCTTCCTGGTACCCGGCGGCGCCGCCCTCAGGAGAGGGGGCGGATGACGACCAGGCGCCACTCCGTACCGTGCAGGCCGACACTCGTCCAGTACGCCTCCTTCCTGACGACCCCTCCAAAGCCGGTGTCATAGAAGGAGTAGGCCGCATGCCCCGACCAGTTCCCGGAAAACGATCGTGCGGTCTCGAGGACCTCCGGGAAGTCCGCACACAGGGATTCGTTGAGCGTCTCCTTCCCGATCTCTTCGGGGTCCGCGTCGTAGAGCACACGACCGTCCGACTGGGCGACCATCACGGCATAGGGCGTCCCTTTGACGGCGGCCTCCGCGTGCCCGCCGACGAGACGGTCGGGCAGGAAGGCGACGCTCACCATGCCGATCACCGTCTCGTCCGGCGAGAAGACGGGATACTCGATCGTCGCCGCGTACCCGCCCTCTGCAAGGGGGAAGAGGTCTGACATCACCGGCGCCTTCCGGTCGAACACCTCCCGCACGACCGCCTGCTCCCCCAGGTTGCTCCCGACCAGTCCTGTGCCCGCGGGCCTGGCGGCGGTGACCGTGCCGTTGCGCGC from the Methanofollis sp. genome contains:
- a CDS encoding cache domain-containing protein; the encoded protein is MESHAWAIALVLAAASLLCAGCTAPAESGASDDAARLEMLSLLGGMQGAVTGNLTAIDRAAAETAAGLGSTGLSGPQAEALLDGALAADPSVSTAIVVARNGTVTAARPAGTGLVGSNLGEQAVVREVFDRKAPVMSDLFPLAEGGYAATIEYPVFSPDETVIGMVSVAFLPDRLVGGHAEAAVKGTPYAVMVAQSDGRVLYDADPEEIGKETLNESLCADFPEVLETARSFSGNWSGHAAYSFYDTGFGGVVRKEAYWTSVGLHGTEWRLVVIRPLS